One region of Exiguobacterium acetylicum genomic DNA includes:
- a CDS encoding M3 family metallopeptidase — protein MKESQFHTYDVLYDQNMESRIHSILQMEETLLKQKNAYLQDVTDPGTISEYEQGRQQLSDKLDTLRRSVKMDIVSRDDVTLRTRARFEQSLRATSVTEEEASLIQDYLRIEATMLTKSGEPVSDLYAVLFDADESTRKQALLSIEEAFRMKESVIQPLFSRLVELRQARATASGKIGFEELAFVELGRVDYTSQDVDHYATIIQSDFLPVKRRFQREQQTFLGKQALHPWDVRQSAYTQIDHHVSGSDTSFLDQTQAILESVHPYFADVLKDMRLMNHLDIGARSNKAGGGFCEYLPVEQQSFLFMNRIDTFDDLVIFMHEIGHAVHHDAMKETYDGLQPIPLEVGEFAAMSLELLTMNEWHQVISDKKDVARAKLEQIRSIVEFLPETIIVDRFQSWLYAYPGHDPKERHAYYADLRESYDTDVIDWSETPDWKGHAWMSVIHLFETPFYYIEYAIAQIAALQVYHRFTKDPDQTLKDFIAALALSQTHSIQDVYARAGVSFLPSDAELKELMAFLEGQIEVWTNELEKAY, from the coding sequence TTGAAAGAATCTCAATTTCATACATATGATGTCTTGTACGATCAGAACATGGAGAGTCGGATTCATTCGATTCTCCAAATGGAAGAGACATTGCTCAAACAAAAAAATGCGTATCTCCAGGACGTCACAGACCCCGGTACCATTTCTGAATACGAACAAGGGCGTCAGCAGCTATCGGATAAGCTCGATACGTTGAGACGTTCCGTAAAAATGGATATCGTCTCGCGTGATGACGTCACACTTCGAACGAGAGCACGTTTTGAACAATCACTCAGAGCAACAAGTGTGACAGAAGAGGAAGCTAGTCTTATTCAAGACTATCTCCGAATTGAGGCGACGATGCTGACAAAGTCGGGAGAGCCGGTTTCGGATCTCTATGCTGTTTTATTTGACGCGGATGAATCCACTCGAAAACAAGCGCTCTTATCGATTGAGGAAGCGTTCCGCATGAAGGAATCCGTCATTCAACCGTTGTTTTCACGACTCGTTGAGTTACGACAAGCGCGTGCCACTGCAAGTGGTAAGATCGGATTCGAGGAACTAGCTTTTGTAGAACTCGGACGCGTTGATTATACGAGTCAAGATGTCGATCATTACGCCACCATCATTCAATCCGACTTTCTACCGGTCAAACGGCGATTTCAGCGCGAACAACAAACGTTTCTCGGCAAACAGGCGCTCCATCCGTGGGATGTCCGGCAATCGGCCTATACACAGATTGATCATCACGTGAGCGGTTCTGATACTTCATTCTTAGATCAGACTCAAGCCATCCTCGAGAGCGTTCACCCCTATTTTGCTGACGTATTAAAAGACATGCGACTGATGAATCATCTCGATATCGGTGCCCGGTCGAACAAAGCGGGCGGAGGGTTTTGTGAGTATTTACCGGTCGAACAACAATCGTTCTTATTCATGAATCGCATCGATACCTTCGATGATCTCGTCATCTTTATGCATGAGATCGGCCATGCCGTCCATCATGATGCGATGAAAGAAACGTACGACGGACTACAACCAATTCCGCTTGAAGTAGGGGAGTTCGCTGCCATGTCGCTCGAGTTGTTGACGATGAACGAATGGCATCAGGTGATTTCGGATAAAAAAGACGTTGCCCGGGCAAAACTGGAACAGATTCGTTCCATTGTCGAGTTCTTACCCGAGACGATCATCGTCGATCGTTTTCAATCATGGCTCTATGCTTACCCGGGTCATGATCCAAAAGAACGACATGCCTATTATGCTGATCTCCGAGAGTCATACGATACGGACGTCATCGATTGGTCGGAAACACCCGATTGGAAAGGTCACGCATGGATGAGTGTCATCCATCTCTTTGAGACACCTTTTTATTACATCGAGTACGCGATTGCTCAAATCGCCGCTCTCCAGGTTTATCACCGTTTCACGAAAGACCCTGACCAAACGCTGAAAGATTTCATCGCAGCCTTGGCGCTTAGTCAAACCCATTCGATCCAAGACGTCTATGCGAGAGCTGGCGTATCCTTCTTACCAAGTGATGCGGAACTGAAGGAGTTGATGGCGTTCCTAGAAGGTCAAATTGAAGTTTGGACAAATGAGTTAGAAAAGGCATATTAA
- a CDS encoding NUDIX domain-containing protein, protein MNIRKNIVYATLFNETGDQLLMVENRGDHGDYYTLPGGTVERDETLHTAITREVLEETGFTIIPGDIVHLAEAFFPQAGEHCLFFFFAGKITSGQLKTNVPEEISGLVWMDREEAFKHLNLPEASKESLFAGRTVPYDFAGEIIHV, encoded by the coding sequence ATGAATATCCGCAAAAACATCGTCTATGCGACATTATTTAATGAAACCGGCGATCAATTATTGATGGTCGAGAATCGTGGCGATCATGGTGACTACTATACATTGCCCGGTGGGACAGTCGAGCGCGACGAAACGCTACATACGGCAATCACGCGTGAAGTTCTGGAAGAGACAGGATTTACAATCATACCAGGTGACATCGTCCATCTGGCAGAAGCATTCTTCCCGCAAGCGGGGGAACATTGTCTCTTTTTCTTCTTCGCGGGAAAAATCACCTCCGGTCAATTAAAGACGAATGTTCCAGAAGAAATTTCCGGACTCGTCTGGATGGACCGTGAAGAAGCGTTCAAACACCTCAATTTACCGGAAGCATCAAAAGAATCGCTCTTTGCTGGTCGAACGGTACCGTATGACTTTGCTGGAGAAATCATCCACGTTTAA
- a CDS encoding cytidine deaminase has protein sequence MQTYPITEADLQLVERATETIQSRYADDKHHVAAALRTKDGAIKTGVHVEAYVGRVTVCAEAITIGSAITDGLTDFETIVAVRHPYSDEADRTIRVVSPCGMCRELISDYAPDAFVLLTIDDQLTKVRIADLIPLKYVRQ, from the coding sequence ATGCAGACTTATCCGATTACTGAAGCCGACCTGCAACTGGTCGAACGAGCAACTGAAACGATTCAAAGCCGTTACGCTGACGATAAACATCACGTCGCAGCTGCGTTGCGGACAAAAGATGGCGCAATAAAAACGGGGGTTCATGTCGAAGCCTATGTCGGACGGGTGACGGTGTGCGCGGAAGCCATCACGATCGGTTCCGCCATCACGGATGGATTGACGGATTTTGAGACGATCGTCGCCGTCCGACATCCCTATTCGGATGAGGCTGACCGAACGATCCGCGTCGTCAGTCCGTGCGGCATGTGTCGCGAATTGATTTCCGACTATGCACCGGACGCATTTGTCCTCTTAACGATCGACGATCAGTTGACGAAAGTCCGGATTGCAGATTTGATTCCATTAAAATATGTCCGACAATAA
- a CDS encoding ABC transporter ATP-binding protein gives MSILTFHEVSYQHILHEITGEFREGVITTLVGPSGAGKSTTLKHINGLISPDRGEIRFRGERLEQMNLLDVRKRIGMAFQSAPMIPGTVYDNINLPKSIFGESLPREEAERLLQQVDLSVELERPVKDLSGGERSRLGIARTLVNRPDVLLLDEITASLDYRMVQEIEKLILDLQQELQTTIIWITHDLEQAKRVSDDVWFLKDGRLIESGAFKELVSSGQAETQAFLKGESV, from the coding sequence ATGTCGATTCTTACGTTTCACGAAGTCAGCTATCAACACATCTTACACGAAATAACAGGTGAGTTCCGCGAAGGTGTCATTACAACGCTCGTCGGACCAAGTGGTGCCGGGAAATCGACGACATTGAAACACATCAATGGACTAATTTCTCCCGATCGCGGCGAAATTCGTTTTCGAGGCGAACGACTAGAGCAGATGAATCTGCTCGACGTCCGCAAACGGATCGGGATGGCGTTCCAAAGCGCGCCGATGATTCCGGGTACTGTCTACGATAATATCAATTTGCCGAAATCGATCTTCGGTGAATCGTTACCGCGCGAAGAAGCGGAACGTTTGCTACAACAAGTTGACCTATCCGTCGAACTTGAGCGACCGGTCAAAGATTTGTCCGGTGGCGAACGAAGCCGACTCGGAATCGCGCGGACACTCGTCAATCGACCGGACGTCCTGCTGCTTGACGAAATCACGGCAAGTCTCGATTACCGGATGGTACAGGAGATTGAGAAGTTAATTCTTGATTTACAGCAGGAGTTACAGACGACAATTATTTGGATTACGCATGACTTAGAGCAAGCCAAGCGGGTCAGCGACGACGTCTGGTTTTTAAAAGACGGTCGATTGATTGAGTCTGGTGCATTCAAGGAACTCGTTTCAAGTGGTCAAGCAGAGACACAAGCTTTCTTGAAGGGGGAATCGGTATGA
- a CDS encoding ABC transporter permease has translation MSYLQLATSLIFILIPLVLARTLRLGLEKDILIATVRSIVQLLIIGYILTFVFESGSPIFMLLMILLMIGAATLNVIRKGDGIPGIQWIILFTLIAVEALTMGILLGLQIIPFEAQQVIPISGMVIGNCMILSLLFLNKFKDEVERSDEVIELILSLGGDAKTAIDTSLKGAIRTSMIPTIEAQKTMGLVQLPGMMSGLIIGGADPMEAVLYQLLILFLILTTAAMASVLVGFLSYRRLFNEKAQFIGLTYKKKDT, from the coding sequence ATGAGTTACCTCCAACTGGCAACTTCACTCATCTTCATTTTGATCCCCCTCGTTTTAGCGCGGACGTTACGGCTTGGTCTAGAGAAGGACATCCTCATCGCAACCGTTCGATCAATCGTTCAACTCTTGATCATCGGTTATATTCTGACGTTCGTCTTTGAAAGCGGCAGTCCAATTTTTATGTTACTGATGATTCTGTTGATGATCGGTGCAGCGACACTGAACGTCATCCGTAAAGGGGACGGGATTCCCGGGATCCAGTGGATCATCTTGTTCACACTGATTGCGGTCGAAGCATTGACGATGGGCATTTTGCTCGGGTTACAAATCATTCCGTTCGAAGCCCAGCAAGTCATTCCGATCAGCGGGATGGTCATCGGAAACTGTATGATCTTGTCCTTATTGTTTCTCAATAAGTTCAAGGACGAGGTCGAACGAAGCGACGAGGTCATCGAACTGATTCTTTCACTTGGTGGAGATGCGAAGACAGCGATTGATACGAGCTTAAAAGGCGCGATCCGGACAAGTATGATTCCAACGATCGAAGCGCAAAAAACGATGGGGCTCGTCCAACTGCCAGGGATGATGAGTGGGTTGATCATCGGTGGCGCCGATCCAATGGAAGCGGTCCTTTATCAACTATTGATTCTATTCCTGATTTTGACGACGGCGGCGATGGCATCGGTCCTCGTTGGTTTTCTATCCTACCGTCGACTGTTCAATGAAAAAGCACAATTCATCGGTTTGACCTATAAGAAAAAAGACACGTAA
- a CDS encoding NAD-dependent epimerase/dehydratase family protein: MNLKESTILITGMTGTLGSRVARRFLEEAREVRGLYRSKEQADQYAFKDVHAVIGELGDPDSLLTALQGVDLLIHCAAYLGDDPDLAQEANVTGVQHLADAATKARVKRIVHISTTSVYGEVVSGHFMEPSPLLPSEHVYIHTKQESERLLQENTPDSDLIILRPGSICAEEQSYWGDRQVERMKEADVITWVHPDDVVPWVHTDNLVEMIVIAAKNAHNGDIFNAIDANLPETDFRMKLITASDKPYQTPNRPAECATFSNERIKRLGYIPLRTPQETIEQLVKSF; the protein is encoded by the coding sequence ATGAACCTGAAAGAGAGTACGATTTTAATTACAGGAATGACCGGGACGCTTGGCTCTCGTGTTGCGCGACGTTTTCTAGAAGAAGCGCGTGAAGTGCGCGGTTTGTATCGCTCTAAGGAACAAGCGGATCAATACGCTTTCAAAGATGTCCACGCAGTCATCGGTGAGCTCGGTGATCCGGATTCGCTTCTTACAGCACTTCAAGGCGTCGATCTGTTGATTCACTGTGCTGCCTATCTCGGAGACGATCCCGATTTAGCACAGGAAGCAAATGTCACAGGTGTACAACATCTCGCGGATGCTGCGACAAAAGCTCGTGTCAAGCGCATCGTTCACATCTCGACGACTTCCGTGTACGGCGAAGTCGTGAGTGGACATTTTATGGAACCGTCACCACTCCTACCGTCCGAACACGTCTACATTCATACAAAACAGGAATCCGAACGCCTGTTACAGGAAAATACACCCGATTCCGATTTAATCATCTTACGTCCAGGATCAATTTGTGCCGAGGAGCAGTCCTACTGGGGGGATCGTCAAGTCGAGCGGATGAAGGAGGCGGATGTGATTACCTGGGTGCATCCGGATGATGTCGTTCCGTGGGTCCATACGGATAATTTAGTCGAAATGATCGTCATCGCCGCAAAAAATGCGCATAATGGGGACATCTTTAATGCGATCGATGCGAATCTACCTGAGACGGATTTCCGGATGAAGTTGATCACAGCAAGTGACAAGCCGTACCAAACACCGAATCGTCCGGCGGAATGCGCTACTTTCTCGAACGAACGAATCAAACGACTCGGATATATTCCATTACGAACGCCGCAAGAGACGATTGAACAGTTGGTCAAATCGTTTTAA